One genomic window of Haloferax mediterranei ATCC 33500 includes the following:
- a CDS encoding DMT family transporter, whose protein sequence is MTTSEFDGPISPFAGLGVAILAISTSAILVRWSTAPSLVKAFYRVVFTVALLAPVALIRHRGVLATISHRDLAAASGAGVALAAHFASWFESLNHTTVAASVTLVQAQPLFVAVGAWAFLDERVSRRTTIGIGVALAGMVLMSVSDLLAPSSAPRPLLGNGLAVVGAVTAAAYVLTGRSVRSRVALVPYVVVVYSVCAVTLLAVTLARGDPLAGYPLREWLLFLGMALGPGIFGHTVINWALAHLESSVVSVSLLGEPVGSTILALFLLTEIPTLPTVLGGAVVLFGIYITAS, encoded by the coding sequence GTGACCACGTCCGAATTCGACGGTCCAATCTCCCCCTTCGCCGGTCTCGGCGTTGCGATACTCGCGATTAGTACGAGCGCAATCCTCGTCAGATGGAGTACCGCACCGAGTCTCGTAAAGGCGTTCTACCGCGTCGTGTTCACCGTCGCCCTTCTCGCACCAGTCGCACTCATCCGTCATCGTGGCGTACTGGCGACGATTTCGCACCGTGACCTCGCTGCTGCGAGTGGTGCGGGCGTCGCCCTCGCGGCTCATTTCGCGTCGTGGTTCGAGAGCCTGAACCATACGACAGTCGCCGCGAGCGTGACGCTGGTGCAGGCGCAACCGCTCTTTGTCGCGGTCGGCGCGTGGGCGTTCCTTGACGAGCGCGTGAGTCGACGAACGACCATTGGTATCGGAGTCGCCCTTGCCGGAATGGTGTTGATGTCCGTTTCCGACCTCCTCGCTCCGAGCAGTGCGCCACGGCCGCTTCTCGGCAATGGGCTCGCCGTCGTCGGTGCCGTGACAGCGGCCGCGTACGTCCTTACCGGTCGAAGCGTCCGCAGTCGAGTCGCACTCGTTCCATACGTGGTCGTCGTCTACAGCGTTTGCGCGGTTACACTTCTCGCAGTGACACTCGCCCGTGGTGACCCACTCGCAGGATATCCTCTCCGTGAGTGGCTCTTGTTCCTCGGGATGGCGCTCGGTCCGGGTATTTTTGGACACACTGTTATCAACTGGGCACTTGCACACCTCGAATCGAGCGTCGTCTCCGTGTCGCTACTTGGCGAACCTGTCGGAAGTACGATTCTTGCGCTATTTCTCCTTACTGAGATTCCGACACTTCCGACAGTTCTCGGTGGAGCCGTCGTCCTCTTTGGAATCTATATTACGGCGTCGTAA
- a CDS encoding 6-pyruvoyl trahydropterin synthase family protein, translating to MPRGTLSETQQADGDAETPLSRAGERVLHIGRDRPIRISAGHRLLHHDGKCSRPHGHNYEIAVRIVGELTDEGWVVDKGVVTDIIDEWDHRFLVEDGDPLVDAFERSGDADGMVVLDSPPTAEVMAVILEEKLLSALPDTVSTVSVEISETSELCAGF from the coding sequence ATGCCTCGGGGAACACTTAGTGAAACACAACAGGCGGATGGAGACGCCGAGACCCCGCTGTCCCGGGCAGGTGAGCGCGTCCTCCACATCGGTCGCGACCGGCCGATTAGAATTAGCGCCGGCCACCGCCTCCTCCACCACGACGGCAAGTGTAGTCGGCCACACGGCCATAACTACGAAATAGCCGTCCGTATCGTCGGTGAACTCACCGACGAAGGTTGGGTCGTCGACAAAGGAGTCGTGACTGACATTATCGACGAGTGGGACCACCGCTTCCTCGTCGAGGACGGTGACCCGCTTGTCGATGCGTTCGAACGGTCCGGCGACGCCGACGGGATGGTCGTCCTCGATTCGCCGCCGACGGCTGAAGTAATGGCTGTTATCCTCGAAGAGAAACTTCTGTCGGCGCTTCCAGACACCGTTTCGACGGTTTCCGTCGAAATCAGCGAGACATCCGAACTCTGCGCTGGCTTCTAA
- a CDS encoding hybrid sensor histidine kinase/response regulator, with translation MDDGSGVDVRVLHVDDEPSLTDLVSIYLEREAGDVDLSVSTSNSGADALKRIRQERIDCVVSDYDMPDIDGLEFLRAVRAEHPDLPFILFTGKGSEEVARDAFRVGATDYMQKDTGTDQYTVLANRVVNAVSQYRAKAASERYGTAIEVLDSGVYSLDSEGRFTSADGVFCGLTGYEREDILGQHFADLAADSGDEIRDAFVKVVDPDKPDTEGFEAVLSSGPAYPHDDELLCEGHLALRPTEDDESAVIGTLQDVTERRRRRNRLRYETRLKDAVLDTSTSLMSAEADEIGTKIEWTLQTVSEVADLDRCSVYLYNDETNVAACVHNWYSDCDTGHPERISLEDASWLLKRLHRFENVPLHCVSDLPPDASNTKQLLTGTETGGFVAAPMVSKWSFVGFVLFDVVETNRSWTDTEVDLLRSVANNITHTLARQRRERELRRQNDRLDEFASVVSHDLRNPLNVAKGFAELAREEDDVTYLDRALDGISRMETLLNDVLSLARQGRKVGETNSVVIEDVAEQAWKAVDTGDNAVLVVEDGLGMTQADQGRFQQAFENLFRNAVEHGTPDQTPSDDAAKNGSAEDHAPSGITLENGSADGHRSTSEDDKLVVRVGPTQSGFYVADNGPGIPADKRETVFEHGHTTSKSGTGFGLSIVESIVEAHGWDIEVTEPESDLGGARFEFDIGGVRSEVEPRFSLSDD, from the coding sequence ATGGACGACGGGTCGGGAGTAGACGTTCGCGTCCTCCACGTTGACGACGAACCGAGTCTCACGGACCTCGTTTCGATTTATCTGGAGCGTGAGGCGGGCGACGTGGACCTCTCGGTGTCGACATCGAACTCGGGTGCAGACGCACTCAAACGAATCCGTCAAGAACGGATCGATTGTGTCGTCTCGGACTACGACATGCCGGACATCGACGGACTGGAATTCCTCCGAGCGGTTCGGGCCGAACACCCCGACCTCCCTTTCATTCTCTTCACCGGCAAAGGCTCCGAGGAAGTCGCTCGTGATGCCTTCCGCGTCGGGGCCACCGACTACATGCAGAAGGATACGGGAACTGACCAGTACACCGTACTCGCCAACCGCGTAGTCAACGCCGTCTCACAGTACCGTGCGAAGGCGGCATCCGAGCGGTACGGAACCGCAATCGAAGTCCTCGACAGCGGCGTCTACTCGCTCGACAGCGAGGGACGGTTTACGTCTGCTGACGGGGTGTTCTGTGGTCTCACCGGCTACGAACGAGAGGACATTCTCGGTCAGCATTTCGCCGACCTCGCTGCGGACTCGGGAGACGAAATCCGCGACGCGTTTGTGAAGGTTGTCGACCCCGACAAACCGGATACCGAAGGATTCGAGGCTGTTCTCTCGTCTGGCCCGGCATACCCACACGACGACGAACTACTGTGCGAGGGGCACCTCGCGCTCCGTCCCACCGAAGACGACGAATCGGCTGTCATCGGTACGCTCCAGGACGTAACTGAGCGTCGTCGCCGCCGCAATCGACTCCGCTACGAAACGCGACTGAAAGACGCTGTCTTGGACACCTCCACGTCACTGATGAGTGCTGAAGCCGACGAAATCGGCACGAAAATAGAGTGGACGCTCCAGACGGTCAGCGAGGTTGCCGACCTCGACCGCTGCTCGGTCTACCTCTACAACGACGAGACGAACGTCGCCGCCTGTGTGCACAATTGGTATAGTGACTGTGACACCGGCCACCCGGAGCGCATTTCGCTTGAAGACGCCAGTTGGCTACTCAAGCGACTTCACCGCTTCGAGAACGTGCCCCTTCACTGTGTTTCGGACCTTCCACCGGATGCGTCGAACACGAAGCAACTGCTCACCGGCACCGAAACCGGTGGGTTCGTCGCCGCACCGATGGTCTCGAAGTGGTCCTTCGTCGGCTTCGTCCTCTTCGACGTCGTCGAAACGAACCGGTCGTGGACGGACACCGAGGTCGACCTCCTGCGGTCGGTCGCGAACAACATCACGCACACGCTCGCCCGACAGCGCAGAGAGCGCGAACTACGCCGACAGAACGACCGACTCGACGAGTTCGCTTCCGTCGTCTCGCACGACCTTCGAAACCCGCTCAACGTCGCAAAGGGATTTGCCGAACTCGCCCGCGAAGAAGACGACGTGACCTACCTCGACCGAGCACTGGATGGAATCTCCCGCATGGAGACACTCCTCAACGACGTGCTTTCGCTCGCGAGACAGGGTCGAAAGGTCGGTGAGACGAACTCGGTCGTGATTGAGGATGTCGCCGAACAGGCGTGGAAAGCAGTCGATACTGGAGACAACGCGGTTCTCGTCGTCGAAGATGGTCTCGGGATGACGCAAGCCGACCAGGGGCGATTCCAGCAGGCGTTCGAGAACCTGTTTCGGAACGCTGTTGAGCACGGCACACCAGACCAGACTCCATCCGATGACGCCGCTAAGAACGGTTCGGCGGAAGACCACGCACCATCCGGAATTACTCTCGAAAACGGTTCGGCAGACGGTCATCGGTCCACCAGTGAAGACGACAAACTCGTCGTCCGTGTCGGCCCGACGCAGTCAGGCTTTTACGTTGCTGATAACGGCCCTGGTATCCCGGCGGACAAACGCGAAACCGTCTTCGAACACGGACACACGACCTCTAAATCCGGGACTGGGTTCGGTCTCTCTATCGTCGAGAGTATCGTCGAGGCTCACGGCTGGGACATCGAGGTCACCGAACCCGAATCGGACCTCGGCGGTGCGCGCTTCGAGTTCGATATCGGCGGTGTCCGCTCCGAGGTCGAACCTCGGTTCTCACTCAGCGACGACTGA
- a CDS encoding FAD-dependent oxidoreductase yields MAHVIVVGGGAAGLSAALFTAKNGLDVDVFDTDETWLHKAHLFNYLGIESKDGTEFVEDAREQVEGFGAELHEAEVTAVEQSGNGFVVTADGSDYEADYVVLATGANRDLAEALGCDFTDEGTVDVDVTMETSMEDVYATGAMVRAEEWQAIISAGDGAAAALNVLTKEKGEHFHDFDTPADAK; encoded by the coding sequence ATGGCACACGTAATCGTCGTCGGTGGTGGCGCCGCAGGACTCTCCGCAGCACTGTTCACTGCGAAGAACGGTCTCGACGTGGATGTGTTCGACACGGACGAAACGTGGCTTCACAAGGCGCACCTGTTCAACTACCTCGGTATCGAGTCGAAGGATGGTACCGAGTTCGTCGAAGACGCCCGCGAGCAAGTCGAAGGCTTCGGTGCGGAACTCCACGAGGCGGAAGTGACCGCAGTCGAACAGTCCGGAAACGGGTTCGTCGTCACGGCGGACGGGTCAGACTACGAGGCAGACTACGTCGTCCTTGCGACGGGCGCGAACCGCGACCTCGCGGAGGCACTCGGCTGTGACTTCACGGACGAGGGGACCGTCGATGTCGACGTGACGATGGAGACGAGTATGGAGGACGTGTACGCGACGGGTGCGATGGTCCGCGCCGAGGAGTGGCAGGCCATCATCTCAGCAGGTGACGGCGCGGCCGCCGCACTCAACGTTCTGACGAAGGAGAAAGGTGAACACTTCCACGACTTCGACACGCCTGCGGACGCGAAGTAG
- a CDS encoding DEAD/DEAH box helicase, with translation MTAEDEDREIPPDESDTSGTVSEPSDSTTEPSGSTTEPSGSTTEPSNDIADPSNSTLEPSYSTTGDVLDRLADVTNASVPDDSQPADGVSLASFYEALEAEGRPVVTAQQVARRLDVTQADAMEGLDELVDAGRVQKVNVETDPLVWYPTEWGRLASRERVVLFPKRREIIVDNPTQYTRAQLSQFAHLADTTGDREGRGRGYLYRIRQEDVWQAPFDDVQDLLAMLRSVLPERSPHLESWVEDQWKRAHQFRLYSHEEGYTVLEAATESLMGNVALQKLDENQVYAPISDTESWVRDEEIAAIKRILYDAGYPVEDDRDLEDGEELDVSLRVTLRDYQQDWVDRFLDQRAGVLVGPPGAGKTIAGIGALGAVGGETLILVPSRELARQWREELRSTTDLSADQIGEYHGGSKEIRPVTIATYQTAGMDRHRSLFDSRRWGLIIYDEAHHIPSRVFQRSANLQSKHRLGLSATPIREDDKEAEIFTLIGPPIGTDWGKLFDAGYVQEPEVEIRYVGWGDDMARNEWAASDGRERYMLAAMNPGKIFEIRRLRARHADSKTLVFVDYLDQGKEISEALDVPFVSGETRHHRREAYFEAFRDGDLDTLVISRIGDEGIDLPNAELAIVASGLGGSRRQGSQRAGRTMRPAGSALMYVLATRGTSEEDFAQRQMQHLAGKGIRVRETSSDDRESTKHLSDDDDSPDSDGSGSDSPETELTE, from the coding sequence ATGACAGCTGAGGACGAGGACCGAGAGATACCCCCAGACGAGTCAGATACCTCGGGTACTGTCTCCGAGCCATCGGATTCTACTACTGAACCGTCGGGTTCCACTACTGAACCGTCGGGTTCCACTACTGAGCCATCAAACGATATCGCCGACCCGTCTAATTCTACCCTCGAACCGTCGTACTCTACCACTGGTGACGTACTCGACCGCCTCGCCGACGTAACCAACGCCTCGGTACCAGACGACAGCCAACCGGCTGATGGCGTCTCTCTCGCCTCGTTCTACGAAGCCCTCGAAGCGGAGGGACGACCGGTCGTGACCGCACAACAGGTTGCTCGTCGCCTCGACGTGACACAGGCGGATGCAATGGAGGGACTCGATGAACTTGTCGACGCTGGTCGGGTCCAGAAAGTGAACGTCGAGACTGACCCGCTCGTCTGGTATCCAACCGAGTGGGGACGACTCGCATCGCGCGAACGAGTCGTTCTCTTCCCGAAGCGCAGGGAAATCATCGTCGACAACCCGACGCAGTACACACGAGCACAACTCTCGCAGTTCGCTCACCTCGCCGACACCACCGGTGACCGCGAAGGGAGAGGCCGAGGGTATCTCTACCGAATCCGTCAAGAGGACGTGTGGCAGGCACCGTTCGACGATGTACAGGACCTCCTTGCGATGCTTCGGTCCGTCCTCCCCGAACGGTCGCCACATCTCGAATCGTGGGTCGAAGACCAATGGAAGCGCGCTCATCAGTTCCGCCTCTACTCTCACGAGGAGGGATACACCGTCCTCGAAGCCGCCACCGAGAGCCTGATGGGCAACGTCGCGCTTCAGAAACTCGATGAGAATCAGGTCTACGCACCTATCTCCGATACCGAGTCGTGGGTCAGAGACGAGGAAATCGCGGCTATCAAACGCATCCTCTACGACGCAGGGTACCCGGTCGAAGACGACCGAGACCTCGAGGACGGCGAGGAACTCGACGTCTCGCTTCGCGTCACTCTCCGCGACTATCAACAAGACTGGGTTGACCGCTTCCTCGACCAGCGTGCAGGCGTTCTCGTCGGTCCACCGGGAGCGGGGAAAACGATTGCAGGAATCGGCGCGCTCGGTGCTGTCGGCGGTGAGACCCTGATTCTCGTTCCCAGTCGCGAACTCGCTCGACAGTGGCGCGAGGAATTGCGCTCGACGACCGACCTCTCTGCCGACCAAATCGGCGAGTACCACGGTGGCTCCAAAGAGATACGACCCGTAACCATCGCAACCTACCAGACTGCCGGGATGGACCGCCATCGCTCGCTATTCGACTCGCGTCGCTGGGGGCTCATCATCTACGACGAGGCCCACCACATCCCAAGTCGCGTCTTCCAGCGAAGTGCCAACCTCCAGTCCAAACACCGCCTCGGCCTCTCTGCGACCCCTATCCGCGAGGACGACAAAGAAGCCGAGATTTTCACGCTTATCGGCCCGCCAATCGGGACCGATTGGGGCAAACTCTTCGACGCGGGCTACGTTCAGGAGCCGGAAGTCGAGATTCGCTATGTTGGCTGGGGAGACGACATGGCGCGCAACGAGTGGGCAGCTAGCGACGGGCGCGAACGCTACATGCTCGCCGCGATGAATCCCGGGAAGATATTCGAGATTCGTCGACTCCGCGCCCGCCACGCCGATTCGAAGACACTCGTCTTCGTCGACTACCTCGATCAAGGTAAGGAAATTTCCGAGGCACTTGACGTGCCGTTCGTCAGCGGTGAGACGAGACACCACCGCCGAGAGGCGTACTTCGAAGCCTTCCGCGACGGCGACTTGGACACGCTCGTCATCTCCCGTATCGGCGACGAGGGAATCGACCTCCCGAACGCCGAACTCGCCATCGTCGCCTCCGGACTCGGTGGTTCTCGTCGGCAGGGTTCCCAACGCGCGGGTCGGACCATGCGACCCGCCGGGAGCGCACTCATGTACGTGCTCGCCACTCGCGGAACGAGCGAGGAGGACTTCGCACAGCGGCAGATGCAGCACCTCGCGGGCAAAGGGATTCGCGTCCGCGAAACCAGTTCGGACGACCGTGAGTCGACCAAACACCTGAGTGATGACGATGACTCGCCCGATTCAGACGGGTCGGGTTCGGACTCTCCGGAGACCGAGCTAACCGAGTGA
- the queC gene encoding 7-cyano-7-deazaguanine synthase QueC → MTDNTHTDEKRAVVLLSGGMDSATTAYEAKERGYDIYALHTSYGQKTESKEYECARALADELDANDFLHIETSHLKQIGASSLTDDSMAVEDADMESDEVPTSYVPFRNANLLSMAVSYAEANDCDAVFVGAHSEDYSGYPDCRPEFFDAFETMVDVGTKPDTHISLEVPFVHDAKTDIARRGLELGVPFEHTWSCYRAEEPACGTCDSCAFRLQAFQNLGERDPIPYAERPEYVDA, encoded by the coding sequence ATGACTGATAACACTCACACCGACGAGAAACGCGCCGTCGTCCTCCTTTCCGGCGGCATGGACAGCGCGACGACCGCCTACGAAGCCAAGGAACGCGGATACGATATTTACGCGCTCCACACCTCGTACGGGCAGAAAACCGAATCGAAGGAGTACGAGTGCGCTCGTGCGCTTGCAGACGAACTCGACGCCAACGACTTCCTTCACATCGAGACGAGTCACCTGAAACAAATCGGCGCGTCGTCCCTCACCGACGACTCGATGGCGGTCGAAGACGCCGACATGGAGTCCGACGAAGTCCCCACCTCCTACGTCCCATTCCGGAACGCGAACCTCCTGTCGATGGCCGTCTCCTACGCCGAAGCCAACGACTGTGACGCTGTTTTCGTCGGCGCACACTCCGAGGACTACTCGGGCTATCCGGATTGTCGTCCCGAGTTTTTCGATGCGTTCGAGACGATGGTCGATGTCGGCACGAAACCCGACACGCACATCTCGCTCGAAGTACCCTTCGTCCACGATGCGAAGACAGATATCGCCCGCCGCGGTCTCGAACTCGGCGTTCCCTTCGAGCACACGTGGTCGTGCTACCGCGCCGAAGAACCCGCTTGCGGCACCTGCGATTCCTGTGCGTTCCGCCTGCAGGCGTTCCAGAACCTCGGCGAACGCGACCCGATTCCGTACGCCGAGCGTCCTGAGTACGTGGACGCCTAA
- a CDS encoding Cdc6/Cdc18 family protein: protein MPNASDDLFTREDPIFANKELLEINHLPGEGRIVGRDDEISSLATAVNPAIFGQSPSNVLIYGKTGTGKSLCAKYVSQRLVDTAEEEGVKATFAYVDCAQDTTETQAVQTIADSVNDTAITGIKVPDKGLSTSTYYKRLWRILDSLYDVVLIILDEIDKLSDDDILMQLSRAGEAGKIAGCKLGVIGISNKIQYKDRMDERVKSSLCEREFVFPPYDANQLRDIMDARSDAFRDDVLDPSTIPRAAALAAREHGDARKAIDILRYAGEIAQSMGASTVKENFVTQARQRAETDRFRELIRGSTPHSRYVLQALAILSLSNQQQDGFRTSRVYEVYENICRQQGSDSLSLRRVRDLLKEHAFLDIIEQSKHSGGSAEGSYTKHQLLEDPDVVKDVLTENTD from the coding sequence ATGCCTAACGCCAGCGACGACCTCTTCACCCGAGAGGACCCTATCTTCGCCAACAAGGAGTTGTTGGAGATTAACCATCTCCCGGGTGAGGGTCGCATCGTCGGTCGCGACGACGAAATTTCGAGCCTCGCGACGGCGGTGAATCCAGCTATCTTCGGACAGAGCCCGAGTAACGTTCTCATCTACGGGAAGACGGGAACCGGAAAGTCGCTCTGTGCCAAGTACGTCTCACAGCGCCTCGTCGATACGGCCGAAGAGGAAGGCGTGAAAGCGACGTTCGCATACGTCGATTGCGCACAGGATACCACCGAAACACAGGCGGTCCAGACGATTGCCGACAGCGTCAACGACACTGCCATTACAGGCATCAAAGTTCCAGATAAGGGACTTTCGACCTCGACGTACTACAAGCGACTTTGGCGTATCCTCGATTCACTCTACGACGTTGTTCTCATCATCCTTGACGAGATTGACAAGTTGAGCGACGACGACATTCTCATGCAACTATCGCGGGCTGGCGAGGCCGGAAAAATCGCTGGCTGTAAACTCGGCGTCATCGGCATCAGTAACAAGATTCAGTACAAAGACCGAATGGACGAGCGCGTAAAGTCCAGTCTCTGCGAACGTGAGTTCGTCTTCCCGCCGTACGACGCAAATCAGCTCCGGGACATCATGGATGCACGGAGCGACGCCTTCCGTGATGATGTCTTGGACCCGTCGACGATTCCCCGTGCTGCTGCACTCGCTGCTCGCGAACACGGTGACGCGCGAAAGGCAATCGACATTCTGCGTTACGCGGGCGAAATCGCACAGTCGATGGGAGCGAGTACAGTCAAAGAGAATTTCGTCACGCAAGCGCGCCAGCGCGCAGAGACTGACCGATTCCGTGAACTCATCCGTGGGTCGACGCCACACTCCCGGTACGTGCTTCAGGCTCTCGCTATTCTTTCATTGTCCAACCAGCAACAAGACGGTTTCCGGACGAGTCGTGTGTACGAAGTCTACGAGAACATCTGTCGACAACAAGGCTCAGATAGCCTGTCACTTCGACGGGTCCGAGATCTCCTAAAAGAACACGCATTCCTCGATATCATCGAGCAGTCCAAACACAGCGGTGGCAGCGCTGAAGGAAGTTACACGAAACACCAACTTCTGGAAGACCCGGATGTAGTAAAAGACGTCCTCACAGAAAACACGGACTAG
- a CDS encoding SRPBCC family protein: MPVYQRRTRVAAPLERVWEFHSDTSGLKALTPTWMNLEIEAVRGPDGEENPDELVAGTDIEMSMQPFGIGPRQRWTSRILAREANEKTAWFRDDMVDGPFRNWVHTHRFRADGDETVLEDRVKYTLPCGPLGDLAGVFGGLGLEPMFRARHRETKAYLE; the protein is encoded by the coding sequence ATGCCAGTCTATCAGCGTCGAACCCGCGTCGCTGCCCCGCTCGAACGCGTCTGGGAGTTCCACTCTGATACCTCCGGACTGAAAGCGCTCACGCCGACGTGGATGAACCTCGAAATCGAGGCCGTTCGAGGACCGGACGGCGAAGAGAACCCGGATGAACTCGTCGCTGGAACGGACATCGAGATGTCGATGCAACCGTTCGGCATCGGACCGCGCCAGCGATGGACCTCACGCATCCTCGCGCGTGAAGCAAACGAGAAAACGGCGTGGTTCCGCGACGACATGGTCGATGGTCCGTTCCGGAACTGGGTACACACCCACCGATTCCGTGCCGACGGCGATGAGACGGTTCTCGAAGACCGCGTCAAGTATACACTTCCGTGCGGTCCGCTCGGTGACCTCGCGGGTGTGTTCGGCGGTCTCGGGCTCGAACCGATGTTCCGCGCACGCCATCGAGAGACAAAAGCATACCTCGAATGA
- a CDS encoding class I SAM-dependent methyltransferase produces the protein MSDEKRHTAAHFGSAAESYFESEVHRLGTDRKTLAEWCRGATRALDIAAGAGHTAGAIAEAGVPTVIATDAAPEMVATAVREYPVSGVVADAERVPFVDDSFDVVACRVAAHHFPDPEAFVAEAARVLEPGGVLAFEDNVAPEDTALADFLNGIEVLRDPTHVELYPVSKWRDWFEAAGFEVEAVERATITLDFDAWTERTGVEPDDRAELERRFRESSAEAKALFEVEFDADSVISFDNPKALIRARKR, from the coding sequence ATGAGCGACGAGAAACGTCACACTGCGGCTCACTTCGGGAGCGCCGCCGAATCGTACTTCGAGAGCGAGGTCCACCGACTCGGAACGGACCGAAAGACACTGGCCGAGTGGTGTCGCGGTGCGACGCGAGCCCTCGACATCGCGGCGGGTGCCGGTCACACGGCGGGGGCGATAGCCGAGGCTGGCGTTCCGACCGTTATCGCCACCGACGCTGCTCCCGAGATGGTCGCTACCGCAGTCCGCGAGTACCCCGTCTCTGGAGTCGTCGCTGACGCCGAGCGAGTGCCGTTCGTGGATGACTCGTTCGACGTCGTCGCCTGCCGTGTCGCCGCGCACCACTTCCCTGACCCGGAAGCGTTCGTCGCCGAGGCTGCACGGGTTCTCGAACCGGGTGGCGTCCTCGCGTTCGAAGACAACGTCGCGCCTGAAGACACTGCACTCGCGGACTTCCTCAATGGCATCGAAGTTCTCCGCGACCCGACGCACGTCGAACTGTATCCCGTCTCGAAGTGGCGCGACTGGTTCGAGGCCGCTGGGTTCGAGGTCGAGGCAGTCGAACGAGCAACAATCACGCTCGACTTCGACGCGTGGACTGAACGAACTGGCGTCGAACCCGACGACCGGGCGGAACTCGAACGTCGGTTCCGCGAGTCATCCGCGGAGGCAAAGGCGTTGTTCGAAGTGGAGTTCGACGCCGATTCGGTCATCTCGTTCGACAATCCGAAGGCGCTGATTCGGGCACGAAAGCGGTAG
- a CDS encoding acyl-CoA thioesterase → MSFVTEVEVRFRDHDSFGHVNNAVYATYCEQARVGYFEKVMGVPLSDPHIVVAHLELDYRAPIEGVGTAEVKVEAGEIGGKSFPLYYEISYEGEVVATGETVQVAMDEAGRPTRVPDSWREAIAAHP, encoded by the coding sequence ATGAGCTTCGTCACCGAAGTTGAAGTTCGCTTTCGTGACCACGATTCGTTCGGGCACGTGAACAACGCCGTCTACGCGACGTACTGTGAACAGGCCCGCGTTGGGTATTTTGAGAAAGTAATGGGCGTCCCGCTGTCGGACCCCCATATCGTCGTTGCTCACCTCGAACTCGACTATCGCGCGCCCATCGAGGGTGTCGGAACCGCTGAGGTCAAAGTCGAAGCCGGCGAAATCGGCGGGAAAAGCTTCCCACTCTACTACGAAATCTCCTACGAGGGCGAAGTCGTCGCCACCGGCGAGACGGTTCAGGTCGCCATGGACGAGGCCGGCCGCCCAACTCGTGTTCCGGACTCGTGGCGTGAGGCGATAGCCGCCCACCCGTAG
- a CDS encoding 7-carboxy-7-deazaguanine synthase QueE, which translates to MPVSHSVDRPDTDADGKRLPINELFASLQGEGKLAGVPSTFVRTSGCNLRCWFCDSYHTSWEPTHAWMSVEEIVAEVDALDPNHVVVTGGEPLIHDETTSLLSALAGEYHLTVETNGTLETDAPVDLASISPKLASSTPTPENAPDDTDPGVWTEKHEATRVNLDSLASLVDHADDFQLKFVVTGRDDLPEIEALVEDVRGVTAREVRDSDVLLMPEGQTREALARTRTEVADLAAEFGYRYTPRLHVDLWNDAPET; encoded by the coding sequence ATGCCCGTCTCTCATTCCGTCGACCGACCCGACACGGATGCAGACGGTAAGCGACTTCCCATCAACGAACTGTTTGCGTCGCTTCAGGGCGAAGGGAAACTCGCTGGCGTTCCGAGTACGTTCGTTCGGACGAGCGGGTGCAACCTCCGCTGTTGGTTCTGCGACTCGTACCACACCTCGTGGGAACCGACACACGCGTGGATGAGCGTCGAGGAAATCGTCGCCGAAGTCGACGCGCTCGACCCGAACCACGTCGTCGTCACCGGTGGCGAGCCGCTTATCCACGACGAGACCACGTCGCTTCTGTCGGCGCTCGCCGGCGAGTACCATCTCACCGTCGAGACGAACGGAACACTCGAAACCGACGCACCAGTCGATTTGGCGAGTATCAGCCCCAAACTCGCGTCGTCGACGCCGACACCCGAGAACGCTCCGGACGACACCGACCCCGGCGTCTGGACGGAAAAACACGAAGCAACTCGTGTCAACCTCGACTCGCTCGCCTCGCTGGTCGACCACGCCGACGACTTCCAACTCAAATTCGTCGTCACTGGCCGTGATGACCTCCCCGAAATCGAAGCGCTCGTCGAGGACGTACGCGGCGTCACCGCCCGCGAAGTCCGAGATAGCGACGTACTTCTCATGCCAGAGGGGCAAACCCGCGAGGCGCTCGCCCGCACCCGAACCGAAGTTGCCGATCTCGCGGCGGAATTCGGCTACCGCTACACGCCGCGCCTCCACGTCGACCTCTGGAACGACGCCCCTGAGACGTGA